From [Flavobacterium] thermophilum:
GGAAAATAGCAGCTTCCTGCAAAAAGAAAGCGCCCTCGTGGGAGGGCGATGTCAACGTTTAACCAGTGACACTGCTTGCCTTCTGTCATCGATAGGCTGTTTAGGTGTAAATGATTCATTATTTTGCGATTTCTGTCGGACTGTTATGTTTTGAATCGAAAAGGGTGATTTGTTCATACTCGCCTTCCTTTAATATGCTTTGGTCGTTTTTCATTAAGTAGGTGTAGACACCAATTGCAATGAACAATCCAAATGTCCACGCGTTGTCCCAAAGAAAACGAAGTGGCGGTATGAATAAACCAAGTACAGGAATAACGACTCCCACAATCAGTGCGTACACTCCGTTTTTGTTAAACCCATTTGCATAATTGTAACGGCCATTCGGTTTGTACAGTTCTTTTAAGTGCAACTGTCTTCGGCGAACGAGCCAATAGTCCGCAATAGCAATGCCGTCAATGGGTCCAAGCAAAGCGGCGTATGTGCCAAGCCAGCCGAATATATAATTCCCAAAGTTGGACATAATATACCATGGCTGCAATAAAATAGCGAATAGTCCTGTGATAATCGCGCCAATTCCAAATGTAATTCGCTTCGGATATAAATTTTCGATCGCTCGGGCAGGGGCAACCACGTTGGCACCCACATTAATAGTTACAGAAGAGATGACAATAATAATAGTCCCTAATAGAATGACAAATGGGGGAAATTTAGCTAACAGCTGCACGGGATCCCAAATGGCTTGACCAAAAATCACAATGGTTGCTGAGGTTACGGCAATTCCGATAAATGAAAAAACAGTCATTGTAATAGGCAAGGATAAACTTTGGGCAACCATTTGTGATTTCTGACTCTGTGCGTATCGGCAAAAATCAGGGATGTTTAATGCCAATGTGGCCCAAAAGCCGATGACGCCAGTTAAAGAAGGGAAAAAGACTTTCAAAAATTCACCGGTTGTTTCGAACTTAGAAGGAGTCTCTAAAATCGGTCCCCATCCTCCGGCGTTCGTAAATGCCCAAATGAGCAAAATGATGGAAGAAATCCCGACAACAGGTGCAGCCACTGCGCTTAGCTTTTTGATGCCTTCTGGGCCTCTATAAGCAATGCTGATATTTAAGATCCAAAATAATGCAAATACGATGGCTGTATGTCCCGGTAAATTCCCCCACGAAGAGAATGATGCCATGAGTAATGTGTCAATGGCTTTTGTTCCGATCCACGTATTGATTCCAAACCATCCGGCTGCTACAAGGGCCCGGGCTAAAGTGGGAATATGGGCGCCTTTATCTCCAAACCAAAGCCGGGCAAACACAGGATAAGGAATCCCGAATTTTGTTCCTGCATGAGAGTTTAATAAAATCGGAATAAGGACGATCACGTTCCCCAGAAAAATGGTACCAACAGCTTGCCACCAGTTCATTCCTAAAGCAATCATGCCGCTGGCCATGGTGTATGAAGGAATGCATAAACACATTCCAATCCACAATGTAGCAAAATTGATTCCTTTCCATGAATGTTCTTGCCTTGTTGTCGGACGCAAGTCATCATTCCATAAAGGACTTCCACTGACTTCTTGTGCGGCTTCCTCCGTCAAGACCACAATCCCATTGTGTTCAATTTGTGTTTTCATTCATATCCCCCTTTTTTTAAAAATCCAGTGTATAAAAGAGAAATTTAAGAAAATTCTATCTATACTATGTAAATTTTTCATTATACGATTTGTCAAATAAGAAAAAGAGAAATCTATTCATTATGTAAAATGTGTAACTATTCCTCACATTTTGATGTTCTCAATCCTAGGGAGCAACTTCGTCTAGCTGTATATTTATTTCGCTGAAATTTACATAGTGAACAATCAATGTTTTCTATTATTTAACAAAGTGTATAATGAAAAGCTGGTGATTTACTATGTAGAATATTCTTAAAGTTCAGCCTAATTGTGAAACTAGATAAAATGAAGAAGGAGTGATTGGAGCATGGCTGATCAAGTGACCATTGGTTTGATCCAAGCTTCTCATAATGTGCATGGGGACGAGCCGGTCGAGGTTCATAAGGAAAAGGCGATTGAAAAGCACGTCAAGCTTGTCAAGGAGGCAAAAGATCGGGGAGCACAAATCATCTGTTTGCAAGAGATTTTCTATGGCCCGTATTTCTGCGCCGAGCAAAATACAAAATGGTATGAGGCGGCGGAAGAAATTCCAAATGGTCCGACGACCAAAATGTTTCAGGAAATAGCAAAACAGCTGGGGGTAGTGATCGTTCTACCGATTTATGAAAGGGAAGGAATTGCTACTTACTATAATACGGCAGCTGTCATTGATGCCGATGGAACCTACTTAGGAAAGTATCGCAAACAGCATATTCCGCATGTCGGGGTAGGAAACGAGGGCTGTGGATTTTGGGAAAAATTTTATTTTAAGCCTGGAAATTTAGGCTATTCGGTATTTGATACCGCATTTGCCAAGATCGGCGTTTATATTTGTTATGACCGTCATTTCCCAGAGGGAGCGCGAATTTTAGGACTAAAAGGCGCTGAAATTGTGTTCAATCCATCCGCTACGGTAGCAGGTCTCTCCGAATATTTATGGAAACTGGAACAACCGGCTCATGCCGTTGCCAATGGCTATTACGTGGCTGCCATCAATCGGGTTGGATATGAAGCACCGTGGAACATGGGAGAGTTTTACGGGCAGTCTTACTTGGTTGATCCTAGAGGGAACTTTGTGGCCATGGGCAGCCGTGATCAAGATGAAGTGGTGATTGGCGTTATGAATAAGAAGATGATTCGGGAAGTGCGCGATATTTGGCAATTTTACCGTGATCGTCGTCCGGAAACCTATAGTGAAATGACGGCTTTACTTCCATAGAAAGCAGCGAGAAAGGGGAGGAGGGAATGACTCTATTCCCTTTCTTTAAAAATGACGCGTGGAGGGGGATGGAGATGGAGCAATCACGTTTGGAAAAGAACTTTGAAGAAGTAGAGCCTGGCTTGACAGATCGAGAAGCAATGGAAGAAGCGAATCGATGTTTGTACTGTTATGACGCTCCTTGTATTCGAGCTTGTCCGACAGGGATTGATATCCCCGCTTTTATCAAAAAAATTGCTTCTGGGAATGTAAAAGGGTCAGCGAAAACGATTATGTTGTCAAACCCGGTTGGCGCCAGTTGTGCAAGAGTGTGTCCGACAGAGGAATTATGTGAAGGGGCTTGTGTTTTAAATCATTCTACAAAACCCATTATGATTGGAAAATTGCAGCGATATGCGACCGATTGGGCGATCCGAAATAAAGAAGTATTATTCCAAGCGGGACGAAAAAATGGAAAAACAGTGGCGGTTGTCGGCGGCGGCCCTGCTGGATTATCATCGGCCAGAGAACTAGCTCGTCTTGGGTATGAAGTGACCATTTTTGAAGCGGAGAACCAAGCAGGCGGGCTAAACACGTATGGCATTGTTTCTTTCCGCCTCCCTCAAAATATCTCGTTGTGGGAAGTCAATCAAATCAAAAGCTTAGGCGTGCAAATCCGCACGAATACAAGGGTTGGTAAGGATATTGAAGTAAACGAGCTCCTAGAAAATTATGATGCTGTTGTTTTAGCTGTTGGCATGGGGAAAGTGCCAAAGTTAGGAATCCCGGGAGAAGATTTGGACGGAGTATATGATGCCATTGAGTTGATTAAAGAGACGAAAACAAAACCGTTGACTGATCGGCTGGTGGGGAAAAGGGTAGTTGTGATAGGTGCGGGAAATACCGCGATTGATGCAGCTACCTGTTCGGTGCGTCTAGGAGCGGAAAATGTAAAAATTTTATATCGCCGGACGAAAGAAGAAATGACAGCTTATGAATTTGAGTATGAGTTTGCCAAACAGGATGGTGTCGAATTTCGCTGGCTAACAGCACCCAAAAGGATTATTGGCGACAGTAAGGGCAAGGTTACTCATGTTGAATGCGTTCGGATGGAATTGGGAGAACCAGACGCTGATGGCCGCCGCCGCCCTCTTCCGGTTGAGGGATCGGAATTTATTATGCCGGTTGATGTTGTCATTAAAGCCATTGGGCAAGAGCGCCATATCGAATTGATTGAAGCTTTTGGATTAGAGCATGATCATGGCGTAGTCAAGGTGAATCCTGAAACTTATCAAACGTCGAATCTGAAGGTGTTTGCTTGTGGGGATGTGATTTTTGAAAGAGGAAAAGGCGAAGCGATGGTGGTGGTGGCAGCGCAGCAAGGGAAGGAAGCAGCTTACGGGATTCATCGATATTTGACAAAGGCAGTAAGCGAAACGGCCTAAATGAGAGGAGGGAACGGCAATGGCTGATTTAAGCATTAACTTAGCGGGAATCAAGTCCCCCAATCCATTTTGGCTCGCTTCCGCCCCTCCCACCAATTCGGGGTATCAAGTGCAAAGGGCATTTGAGGCGGGTTGGGGAGGAGCGGTATGGAAAACATTAGGGGAACCTATTTTGAATGTATCGTCCCGATTTGCGGCAATCAGTTTTAACGGACAGCGAGTCATGGGCTTTAACAATATTGAATTAATCACGGATCGTCCTCTTGAGGAAAATTTAAAGGAAATTTATGAGACGAAAAAACGTTTTCCTGACCGGGCTGTCGTTGCTTCTTTGATGGTCGAGCCCAAGCGCGAAAAATGGCATGAGATTGTGAAGCGAGTAGAAGATGTGGGCGTGGATGGGTTGGAACTCAATTTTGGCTGTCCGCATGGAATGGCGGAACGGGGGATGGGATCGGCATCAGGTCAAGTGCCAGAATTGGTCGAACGACAAACATATTGGGTCAAAGAGGTGGCACGCACCCCTGTCATTGTTAAATTAACTCCTAATATTACCGATATTACGGCGACCGCTGAAGCGGCTGCCCAAGGCGGGGCAGATGCCATCAGTTTGATCAACACAATCAATAGTCTCATGGGGGTGGACTTAGATACGTGGAATACGATTCCACATGTAGCAGGAAAGGGGGCGCACGGGGGATACTGCGGTCCAGCAGTAAAACCCATTGCTTTAAATATGGTGGCCGAATGCGCGCGACACCCGCGTATCCGCATTCCGATTTCGGGAATTGGCGGGATCTCCAATTGGAGAGATGCCGTTGAGTTTATGTTAATGGGAGCGACAGGAGTTCAAGTGTGCACGGCGGTTATGCACCATGGGTTTCGGATTATCGAGGATATGATTGAAGGGTTGAATCACTATCTTGATGAAAAAGGAATTGCTTCCGTAATGGATATTGTAGGGAAATCAGTGTCAAAGTATTCTGATTGGGGAGATTTGGACCTCAATTATAAGGTTGTGGCGCGAATTCATCGTGAGCGCTGTATTCAGTGCAATAAGTGCTACATTTCTTGTGAAGATGCTTCCCATCAATGCATTGAGCGTCTCGTAGACGAAAACGGAAAAGAATATTTAAAAGTGCGCGAAGAAGATTGTGTAGGATGCAATTTATGTTCCATCGTCTGTCCGGTTGACGGAGCGATTGAGATGGTCGAAGTGCCAAGCGAACATCCCCCGATGACATGGAATGAACGGCAAGCGGCCCTTGGCCGGCTAAGCGGTTGCAGTGTGGATATCAAATCATTATAAATGAAGGAGGGTATCATGATGACAAAATTGATAAAAAATGGAACAATTGTCACCGCTACAGATATATATGAAGCCGATCTCCTCATTCAAGATGGGAAAATTGCAGTAATCGGGAGAAATTTAGATGAGAGCGGAGCGGAAGTGATTGATGCCACAGGTTGTTATGTGTTTCCAGGAGGCATTGATCCGCACACCCATTTAGATATGCCGTTTGGCGGCACTGTGACAAAAGACGACTTTGAGTCGGGGACGATTGCCGCCGCATTTGGCGGGACGACGACCATTATTGATTTTTGCTTAACGAATAAAGGTGAGCCCCTGAAAAAAGCGATTGAAACTTGGCATAACAAAGCGACGGGGAAAGCGGTGATCGATTACGGGTTCCATTTGATGATCAGTGAAATAACGGACGATGTGCTTGAAGAGCTTCCAAAAGTGATCGAAGAAGAAGGAATTACCTCCTTTAAAGTATTTATGGCGTATAAAGATGTGTTTCAAGCTGATGATGGAACCTTGTATCGGACGCTAGTCGCGGCAAAAGAACTCGGAGCGCTTGTCATGGTGCATGCCGAGAATGGAGACGTGATTGACTATTTAACGAAAAAAGCCTTGGAGGACGGGCATACTGATCCGATTTATCATGCATTAACGAGACCTCCAGAGCTAGAAGGAGAAGCGACGGGGCGCGCCTGTCAATTGACAGAACTCGCTGGTTCGCAATTGTACGTCGTTCATGTATCGTGTGCTCAAGCGGTAGAGAAAATTGCTGAAGCGCGCAATAAGGGGTTGAATGTATGGGGCGAAACTTGTCCCCAGTATCTGGTGCTCGATCAGTCCTATTTAGAAAAGCCGAATTTTGAAGGTGCTAAATATGTATGGTCACCGCCGCTTCGTGAGAAATGGCATCAAGAAGTGCTATGGAATGCCTTGAAAAACGGCCAGCTGCAAACGCTCGGATCTGACCAATGCTCATTTGATTTTAAAGGCCAAAAAGAATTAGGAAGGGGAGATTTTACCAAAATCCCAAATGGTGGTCCTATTATTGAGGATCGGGTGAGTATTCTTTTCAGTGAAGGAGTGAAAAAAGGGAGAATTACACTCAACCAGTTTGTTGATATTGTATCAACAAGAATCGCCAAATTGTTTGGTCTATTCCCGAAGAAAGGAACCATTGCCGTCGGTGCGGATGCGGATTTAGTCATTTTTGATCCAACGGTTGAACGGGTGATTTCAGCCGAAACACACCATATGGCTGTGGATTATAATCCGTTTGAAGGGATGAAAGTAACAGGGGAACCTGTGTCGGTTTTATGTAGAGGAGAATTTGTGGTACGTGATAAACAATTTGTCGGGAAACCGGGGTACGGCCAATATGTTAAACGCGCGAAATATGGGGCGCTAATGGCCGACCAAGATGTGGTGAAAATGTCCTAACGTAAATAAATCATTGAACACCAACAAGCTGTGCCTGGCGGTAAGGATGCGGGTCACGACGAGAAGCGGGGGGTGTGTGATGACTTACCATCAGTTTCTACGTGAGCGAGAAAAGATCGATTACTTAATTGAACAAGGATACTATATGAAAAGCGTAAAAGAAAATTTAAGCGGATCGTTTGTTGAATTTGAGAAAGAAGACTCTTTGTCAGAAACAAGAGATATCCAAACACTGCATATTACAAACGCTGATGCACGCAAATATTTTTCGTCATTATTAATCCGCCAGCTCAGAAAACACCACGAATAGAGAGAAGAGCGATGCACATCGCGATAAGCGCCGGAACGAGTTCCTCTATATATCCTCAATCATTATAGAGGCAGGGCCGGCGCTTTGATTTTCATGAAACAGAGCGCGAATCGCCTAAATGAATGTCACATCTCATAACATAAAACGAGATCGATGATGTTGCTTTCTGTATAATGAAACGTAGAAGGCCATATATAGCCAAGCCGTTACATAAAAATTTGTGATAGAAGCAGGAGCGACCGTTTACGCTGCCTAATATTAAAATGGCATTGCCATGATTGGTGTAAGGGGAGTGAAACAAAGTGTATGAAGACTCCTACATTAACGGTTTCTGATATTCTAAAGCGGAAACATTTTGAACATGTTGAAGTGGTTGCAGGGCATAATGGGCTCAACCGCACTGTAAAATGGGTGCATGTTGTCGAAGTTGCGAAAATCCATCATCTGTTAAACGGAAAAGAGCTGATTTTATCTACTGGGGTAGGATGGAAGGAAAATAAGGAACTGTTTCGATCGTTTGTAGAACAGCTTATCAACTGTGACGCTTCGGGATTATGTATTGAAATCGGTATGCATACTCCTTCTGTTCCGCAAGAAGTAATCGATTTAGCGAATGTGCATCACTTTCCGATCATTCTCTTTCTTAAAGAAGTGCCTTTCGTTGAGATCACCCAAGACATCCACACTTATTTAATTAACCAACACTATGAAATCATCTCCGGACTAGAATCATATTCACAGCAATTAAACAAAAAATTACTTTCAATGGATCATTATAGTGAAATTTTAAAACTATTGCACCACTATTCGGGACATCAAGTAGTTTTTAAAATAAACGGCAGAGAGGTGGAGATATTTCCTAAATACAGCAAAACATTTAAGGAAGAACAGTTGATAGTTGACGACAACGCAGCTTCCAAGAAAAGAGTGGCCACCAAACCGATCCAATTTCTCGGGAATGAATATGCCGAGCTATCCATTGTGTCAACCGGAAAGGAAATCAGCGAATTTGATCTGCTGATTTTGGATCGTACGGCAACTGCGCTGGCACAGCATCTGCTTCGTGATTTGTATGTCGATGAAAAAAAGAGAGTAGAAGAAAATGAGTGGTTGAAAAGCTGGCTAGAGGGAGAGCATCCCATTGAAAATGTGTTTAGTTATTTGGCTGAGTATGGGGCAGAGCCAAATCCAAAAGGAGGGACAGTGCTTGTTGTCCGTTTTAAATCTTCAATGAAGCAATGCTCGAATTTAGACATGATTTATTTTAAAATGCTATGCCGGACGATTTTTGAACAACAAGGTTTTTCGACATTTCCTGTCGATTTTCACAGCAGCATCGTATTTATTATGATCAATAACAGGGAAATGAAAACATGGAAAAGTCGAATGAAAATAGGACTGAATTCTTTGCTTGAATCGGATTATATTCAAAAGAAGAAATTACCTCAATTTGTTGTCGGGGTCGGAAAATTTATCGAAAATGTTTCTCATATGGACAAAAGTTATCGGACGGCTTTAGAGACGATCAAAATTCAACATCATCTTGGCGGCAGAGCCAATAGCTGTTTTTATGAGGATTTGCATATCTATCGAATTATTTCCCTTATTCATAAATACAATGATTTGTATGAAGTTGTCATGGAATACTTAGAGCCTGTTCTTCAATACGATGAAAAATATAATGGAAACTTGTTGGAAACGTTAAAGGTATATTTGGCGTGTAACGGTTCAAAAAAAGAAACCGCACAAAGACTATTTGTCGTTAGGCAAACGCTGTATCATCGAATCCAAAAACTAGAGTCGCTTTTGGGAGAGGATTTTATGAATCCGGAAAAACGGCTCGCTATTGAGTTTATGATCAAGGCATATGAATATTTACACTCGCAAAGTATGGAAAACAAATATGTGCAGCATGATCGGTTGCGAAGATTGTAAGTAAGAAGTCTCCCCCCTGAGAAGCGAAAAGCAGAAGATGCCGTAGGCTTCTAGGGGGATTTCTTTCGTAAAAACATCCATGAGCAATTTTTTGCTCTCCACCGACATGAAAATCTCAGTCCAAGGCGCGCACATTTTCAAAATTTGGTCACATTGTGGAATAAATAGGCTAATCGCTTTTACGCTTTGTCTAGTGAAGGCAATCAAAAACTGGAGGATAATTTTGTGTAACAATACAAAATATTTAGATCATGAACAAAGATAGGAATAAGGAGGAGAATCTGATGTCCATCACCAAACCGGAAACGACGGTTCTCAAAAACTATATCGGCGGACAGTGGGTGGCATCGAGTGGCACAGAAACGCTAGAAGTCCCGAACCCGGCGACTGGGGAAGTGTTGGCGCGTGTTCCGATCTCAACCAAAGAGGATGTCGATCAAGCGGTGCAAGCAGCCAAGAAAGCGTTTGCGACGTGGAAAGATGTCCCTGTTCCCAAACGAGCGCGGATTATGTTTTCATTTCACCATTTGTTAAACCAGCATCATGAGGAATTAGCGGAGCTTGTCGTACAGGAAAATGGCAAAGCGTATAAAGAAGCGTACGGAGAAATTCAACGGGGGATTGAATGCGTGGAGTTTGCGGCCGGCGCTCCGACTTTGCTGATGGGGGAATCGCTGTCGAATATTGCCGAAGAGATTGACTCGGAAATGTTTCGTTATCCGTTGGGAGTTGTGGCAGGGATCACTCCGTTCAACTTCCCCATGATGGTGCCGCTTTGGATGTTCCCGTTGGCGATTGTGTGCGGCAATACGTTTGTATTGAAGCCATCGGAACGGACGCCCATTTTGGCCAATAAGTTAGCAGAACTG
This genomic window contains:
- the ybbW_1 gene encoding Allantoin transport protein, which produces MKTQIEHNGIVVLTEEAAQEVSGSPLWNDDLRPTTRQEHSWKGINFATLWIGMCLCIPSYTMASGMIALGMNWWQAVGTIFLGNVIVLIPILLNSHAGTKFGIPYPVFARLWFGDKGAHIPTLARALVAAGWFGINTWIGTKAIDTLLMASFSSWGNLPGHTAIVFALFWILNISIAYRGPEGIKKLSAVAAPVVGISSIILLIWAFTNAGGWGPILETPSKFETTGEFLKVFFPSLTGVIGFWATLALNIPDFCRYAQSQKSQMVAQSLSLPITMTVFSFIGIAVTSATIVIFGQAIWDPVQLLAKFPPFVILLGTIIIVISSVTINVGANVVAPARAIENLYPKRITFGIGAIITGLFAILLQPWYIMSNFGNYIFGWLGTYAALLGPIDGIAIADYWLVRRRQLHLKELYKPNGRYNYANGFNKNGVYALIVGVVIPVLGLFIPPLRFLWDNAWTFGLFIAIGVYTYLMKNDQSILKEGEYEQITLFDSKHNSPTEIAK
- a CDS encoding N-carbamoyl-D-amino acid hydrolase; translation: MADQVTIGLIQASHNVHGDEPVEVHKEKAIEKHVKLVKEAKDRGAQIICLQEIFYGPYFCAEQNTKWYEAAEEIPNGPTTKMFQEIAKQLGVVIVLPIYEREGIATYYNTAAVIDADGTYLGKYRKQHIPHVGVGNEGCGFWEKFYFKPGNLGYSVFDTAFAKIGVYICYDRHFPEGARILGLKGAEIVFNPSATVAGLSEYLWKLEQPAHAVANGYYVAAINRVGYEAPWNMGEFYGQSYLVDPRGNFVAMGSRDQDEVVIGVMNKKMIREVRDIWQFYRDRRPETYSEMTALLP
- the gltD_1 gene encoding Glutamate synthase [NADPH] small chain, whose translation is MTLFPFFKNDAWRGMEMEQSRLEKNFEEVEPGLTDREAMEEANRCLYCYDAPCIRACPTGIDIPAFIKKIASGNVKGSAKTIMLSNPVGASCARVCPTEELCEGACVLNHSTKPIMIGKLQRYATDWAIRNKEVLFQAGRKNGKTVAVVGGGPAGLSSARELARLGYEVTIFEAENQAGGLNTYGIVSFRLPQNISLWEVNQIKSLGVQIRTNTRVGKDIEVNELLENYDAVVLAVGMGKVPKLGIPGEDLDGVYDAIELIKETKTKPLTDRLVGKRVVVIGAGNTAIDAATCSVRLGAENVKILYRRTKEEMTAYEFEYEFAKQDGVEFRWLTAPKRIIGDSKGKVTHVECVRMELGEPDADGRRRPLPVEGSEFIMPVDVVIKAIGQERHIELIEAFGLEHDHGVVKVNPETYQTSNLKVFACGDVIFERGKGEAMVVVAAQQGKEAAYGIHRYLTKAVSETA
- the preA gene encoding NAD-dependent dihydropyrimidine dehydrogenase subunit PreA; translation: MADLSINLAGIKSPNPFWLASAPPTNSGYQVQRAFEAGWGGAVWKTLGEPILNVSSRFAAISFNGQRVMGFNNIELITDRPLEENLKEIYETKKRFPDRAVVASLMVEPKREKWHEIVKRVEDVGVDGLELNFGCPHGMAERGMGSASGQVPELVERQTYWVKEVARTPVIVKLTPNITDITATAEAAAQGGADAISLINTINSLMGVDLDTWNTIPHVAGKGAHGGYCGPAVKPIALNMVAECARHPRIRIPISGIGGISNWRDAVEFMLMGATGVQVCTAVMHHGFRIIEDMIEGLNHYLDEKGIASVMDIVGKSVSKYSDWGDLDLNYKVVARIHRERCIQCNKCYISCEDASHQCIERLVDENGKEYLKVREEDCVGCNLCSIVCPVDGAIEMVEVPSEHPPMTWNERQAALGRLSGCSVDIKSL
- a CDS encoding D-hydantoinase: MMTKLIKNGTIVTATDIYEADLLIQDGKIAVIGRNLDESGAEVIDATGCYVFPGGIDPHTHLDMPFGGTVTKDDFESGTIAAAFGGTTTIIDFCLTNKGEPLKKAIETWHNKATGKAVIDYGFHLMISEITDDVLEELPKVIEEEGITSFKVFMAYKDVFQADDGTLYRTLVAAKELGALVMVHAENGDVIDYLTKKALEDGHTDPIYHALTRPPELEGEATGRACQLTELAGSQLYVVHVSCAQAVEKIAEARNKGLNVWGETCPQYLVLDQSYLEKPNFEGAKYVWSPPLREKWHQEVLWNALKNGQLQTLGSDQCSFDFKGQKELGRGDFTKIPNGGPIIEDRVSILFSEGVKKGRITLNQFVDIVSTRIAKLFGLFPKKGTIAVGADADLVIFDPTVERVISAETHHMAVDYNPFEGMKVTGEPVSVLCRGEFVVRDKQFVGKPGYGQYVKRAKYGALMADQDVVKMS
- a CDS encoding carbohydrate diacid transcriptional activator CdaR is translated as MKTPTLTVSDILKRKHFEHVEVVAGHNGLNRTVKWVHVVEVAKIHHLLNGKELILSTGVGWKENKELFRSFVEQLINCDASGLCIEIGMHTPSVPQEVIDLANVHHFPIILFLKEVPFVEITQDIHTYLINQHYEIISGLESYSQQLNKKLLSMDHYSEILKLLHHYSGHQVVFKINGREVEIFPKYSKTFKEEQLIVDDNAASKKRVATKPIQFLGNEYAELSIVSTGKEISEFDLLILDRTATALAQHLLRDLYVDEKKRVEENEWLKSWLEGEHPIENVFSYLAEYGAEPNPKGGTVLVVRFKSSMKQCSNLDMIYFKMLCRTIFEQQGFSTFPVDFHSSIVFIMINNREMKTWKSRMKIGLNSLLESDYIQKKKLPQFVVGVGKFIENVSHMDKSYRTALETIKIQHHLGGRANSCFYEDLHIYRIISLIHKYNDLYEVVMEYLEPVLQYDEKYNGNLLETLKVYLACNGSKKETAQRLFVVRQTLYHRIQKLESLLGEDFMNPEKRLAIEFMIKAYEYLHSQSMENKYVQHDRLRRL